In one Silene latifolia isolate original U9 population chromosome 10, ASM4854445v1, whole genome shotgun sequence genomic region, the following are encoded:
- the LOC141604970 gene encoding transcription factor MTB1-like isoform X1, with protein sequence MQFPSSCLQESLRHWGNVVLETYMVKVEVCDGMGGIKESLNDGEKAMIASLLGTKACDYLLANPHTAETSLVSDENSEKIQNKLADLVESPNTANFSWNYGFFWQISRSRTRELVLSWGDGYCREPKEGEESETTRFMRYRIEDEGQQKIRKRVLQKLNRLFGGLDDDNMALKLDRVTDMEMFFLVSMYFLFPRGKGGPGTCFASGKHVWEADLLSSRSDYCVRAFLARSAGIQTVLMIPIEFGVVELGSVRSMAENSNLLSALKLAFGHTPLFIRPKPQILHLLSPKNEEDGPGHPPLSSTPPDPIIDPFVSPRFVNRVDGFPEMYGHNMNSIGRPQFREKLSVTKMEDKSWDPQANVNKLSSPSWSTIPGIKHVTSNDIFSPQNFTVQESSLQDYFNGINQSHHQNPAQMQIDFRGADSEHSDFVSSVREFGLFGSLDNSMSRKRSQRPADGREEQGNRPYSHLLAERQRRAKLSQRFYALRAVVPNISRMDKASLLGDAISYITELQKKLSDLESRENNNNSQALVADFEIQVINDEVLLRVSCPMDFHPVSRIIQTFKEKEIKVLKSKLAAGTDTVFHTFVIKSQSSEELNKETLLAALLHACNPLETPPATGG encoded by the exons ATGCAATTTCCTTCAAGTTG TTTGCAGGAgtcattgaggcactggggtaacgTTGTCCTTGAAACATATATGGTAAAAGTTGAAGTGTGTGATGGTATGGGAGGAATAAAAGAGAGTTTAAATGATGGAGAAAAGGCTATGATAGCCTCATTATTAGGTACAAAAGCTTGTGATTACTTATTAGCAAACCCTCATACAGCTGAGACTTCTTTGGTGAGTGATGAGAATAGTGAAAAGATTCAGAATAAGTTAGCAGATCTTGTCGAGAGTCCAAATACCGCGAATTTTAGCTGGAATTACGGTTTTTTCTGGCAAATTTCGCGGTCTAGGACCCGGGAATTGGTATTGAGTTGGGGGGATGGGTACTGTAGAGAGCCAAAGGAGGGCGAGGAGTCGGAAACTACTCGGTTTATGAGATACCGGATTGAGGATGAAGGTCAACAGAAGATTAGAAAGAGGGTTCTTCAGAAATTGAACAGATTGTTTGGAGGTTTGGATGATGATAATATGGCTTTGAAATTGGATAGGGTTACTGATATGGAGATGTTTTTCTTGGTGTCGATGTATTTTTTGTTTCCTCGAGGTAAAGGTGGTCCGGGGACTTGTTTTGCCTCGGGAAAGCATGTTTGGGAGGCGGATTTGTTAAGTTCTCGGTCTGATTATTGTGTTCGAGCATTTCTAGCAAGATCTGCTGGTATTCAGACTGTTCTAATGATACCTATTGAATTTGGGGTTGTGGAATTAGGGTCAGTGAGATCCATGGCGGAGAACTCAAATTTATTGAGCGCGTTGAAATTGGCTTTTGGGCATACACCGCTGTTTATTCGACCTAAACCTCAAATTCTACATCTTTTATCGCCAAAGAACGAAGAAGACGGCCCTGGTCATCCTCCGTTATCATCAACACCACCTGATCCGATAATTGACCCTTTTGTGAGTCCTAGGTTTGTCAATAGGGTAGATGGATTCCCGGAAATGTATGGACATAATATGAACTCCATAGGCCGGCCTCAATTCCGGGAGAAACTTTCTGTAACAAAGATGGAAGATAAAAGTTGGGATCCTCAAGCGAATGTGAACAAGCTTTCTAGTCCTAGTTGGTCAACTATTCCGGGTATAAAACATGTGACTTCAAATGACATTTTTAGCCCGCAGAATTTTACCGTTCAGGAGTCGAGCCTGCAAGATTATTTCAATGGTATTAACCAATCCCATCATCAAAACCCAGCTCAAATGCAAATTGATTTCAGGGGGGCAGATTCCGAGCATTCTGATTTCGTATCGTCTGTCAGAGAATTCGGGCTATTTGGCTCACTGGACAATTCAATGTCCCGGAAAAGGAGTCAAAGGCCCGCAGATGGCCGAGAAGAACAAGGCAACAGACCCTACAGTCATCTTCTGGCGGAAAGACAGCGTAGGGCGAAGCTTAGTCAGCGGTTTTATGCATTACGAGCAGTTGTCCCCAACATTTCAAGAATGGACAAAGCGTCTTTGCTCGGTGATGCTATCTCGTACATTACCGAGTTGCAGAAAAAGCTTAGTGATTTGGAATCGAGAGAGAACAACAATAATTCTCAAGCCCTGGTTGCGGACTTTGAAATTCAGGTAATCAATGACGAGGTCCTTCTGAGAGTGAGTTGCCCCATGGATTTTCATCCCGTGTCACGTATCATCCAGACATTCAAGGAGAAGGAGATCAAAGTTCTGAAATCGAAGCTTGCTGCAGGCACTGATACCGTTTTTCATACATTTGTTATCAAGTCTCAAAGTTCGGAAGAATTGAACAAGGAAACATTGTTGGCAGCATTATTGCATGCATGTAATCCCTTGGAAACCCCTCCAGCAACCGGAGGATAG
- the LOC141604970 gene encoding transcription factor MTB1-like isoform X2 — protein MVKVEVCDGMGGIKESLNDGEKAMIASLLGTKACDYLLANPHTAETSLVSDENSEKIQNKLADLVESPNTANFSWNYGFFWQISRSRTRELVLSWGDGYCREPKEGEESETTRFMRYRIEDEGQQKIRKRVLQKLNRLFGGLDDDNMALKLDRVTDMEMFFLVSMYFLFPRGKGGPGTCFASGKHVWEADLLSSRSDYCVRAFLARSAGIQTVLMIPIEFGVVELGSVRSMAENSNLLSALKLAFGHTPLFIRPKPQILHLLSPKNEEDGPGHPPLSSTPPDPIIDPFVSPRFVNRVDGFPEMYGHNMNSIGRPQFREKLSVTKMEDKSWDPQANVNKLSSPSWSTIPGIKHVTSNDIFSPQNFTVQESSLQDYFNGINQSHHQNPAQMQIDFRGADSEHSDFVSSVREFGLFGSLDNSMSRKRSQRPADGREEQGNRPYSHLLAERQRRAKLSQRFYALRAVVPNISRMDKASLLGDAISYITELQKKLSDLESRENNNNSQALVADFEIQVINDEVLLRVSCPMDFHPVSRIIQTFKEKEIKVLKSKLAAGTDTVFHTFVIKSQSSEELNKETLLAALLHACNPLETPPATGG, from the coding sequence ATGGTAAAAGTTGAAGTGTGTGATGGTATGGGAGGAATAAAAGAGAGTTTAAATGATGGAGAAAAGGCTATGATAGCCTCATTATTAGGTACAAAAGCTTGTGATTACTTATTAGCAAACCCTCATACAGCTGAGACTTCTTTGGTGAGTGATGAGAATAGTGAAAAGATTCAGAATAAGTTAGCAGATCTTGTCGAGAGTCCAAATACCGCGAATTTTAGCTGGAATTACGGTTTTTTCTGGCAAATTTCGCGGTCTAGGACCCGGGAATTGGTATTGAGTTGGGGGGATGGGTACTGTAGAGAGCCAAAGGAGGGCGAGGAGTCGGAAACTACTCGGTTTATGAGATACCGGATTGAGGATGAAGGTCAACAGAAGATTAGAAAGAGGGTTCTTCAGAAATTGAACAGATTGTTTGGAGGTTTGGATGATGATAATATGGCTTTGAAATTGGATAGGGTTACTGATATGGAGATGTTTTTCTTGGTGTCGATGTATTTTTTGTTTCCTCGAGGTAAAGGTGGTCCGGGGACTTGTTTTGCCTCGGGAAAGCATGTTTGGGAGGCGGATTTGTTAAGTTCTCGGTCTGATTATTGTGTTCGAGCATTTCTAGCAAGATCTGCTGGTATTCAGACTGTTCTAATGATACCTATTGAATTTGGGGTTGTGGAATTAGGGTCAGTGAGATCCATGGCGGAGAACTCAAATTTATTGAGCGCGTTGAAATTGGCTTTTGGGCATACACCGCTGTTTATTCGACCTAAACCTCAAATTCTACATCTTTTATCGCCAAAGAACGAAGAAGACGGCCCTGGTCATCCTCCGTTATCATCAACACCACCTGATCCGATAATTGACCCTTTTGTGAGTCCTAGGTTTGTCAATAGGGTAGATGGATTCCCGGAAATGTATGGACATAATATGAACTCCATAGGCCGGCCTCAATTCCGGGAGAAACTTTCTGTAACAAAGATGGAAGATAAAAGTTGGGATCCTCAAGCGAATGTGAACAAGCTTTCTAGTCCTAGTTGGTCAACTATTCCGGGTATAAAACATGTGACTTCAAATGACATTTTTAGCCCGCAGAATTTTACCGTTCAGGAGTCGAGCCTGCAAGATTATTTCAATGGTATTAACCAATCCCATCATCAAAACCCAGCTCAAATGCAAATTGATTTCAGGGGGGCAGATTCCGAGCATTCTGATTTCGTATCGTCTGTCAGAGAATTCGGGCTATTTGGCTCACTGGACAATTCAATGTCCCGGAAAAGGAGTCAAAGGCCCGCAGATGGCCGAGAAGAACAAGGCAACAGACCCTACAGTCATCTTCTGGCGGAAAGACAGCGTAGGGCGAAGCTTAGTCAGCGGTTTTATGCATTACGAGCAGTTGTCCCCAACATTTCAAGAATGGACAAAGCGTCTTTGCTCGGTGATGCTATCTCGTACATTACCGAGTTGCAGAAAAAGCTTAGTGATTTGGAATCGAGAGAGAACAACAATAATTCTCAAGCCCTGGTTGCGGACTTTGAAATTCAGGTAATCAATGACGAGGTCCTTCTGAGAGTGAGTTGCCCCATGGATTTTCATCCCGTGTCACGTATCATCCAGACATTCAAGGAGAAGGAGATCAAAGTTCTGAAATCGAAGCTTGCTGCAGGCACTGATACCGTTTTTCATACATTTGTTATCAAGTCTCAAAGTTCGGAAGAATTGAACAAGGAAACATTGTTGGCAGCATTATTGCATGCATGTAATCCCTTGGAAACCCCTCCAGCAACCGGAGGATAG
- the LOC141606987 gene encoding putative invertase inhibitor, whose product MKHNKSLIISSSILISFIIQFSFTYSIISANLIPETCKKLSQAESKVYYDFCEAALGTAPGSANATSLTQLGSISFNLDISEVEPILTKIDTLLKDPKSELDPTTVDALKACTELYSGARDDLVSGLGNFEAEDYLMAKTNASGALDKVVSCENGFKKKQGMVSVLSTENSDFVKLVAISIGFTKLLGVALLN is encoded by the coding sequence ATGAAGCACAACAAATCATTAATCATTTCCTCATCAATCTTAATTTCCTTCATTATACAATTTTCATTCACATACTCAATAATTTCAGCAAATCTGATACCGGAAACGTGCAAGAAACTCTCTCAAGCCGAGTCGAAAGTATACTACGATTTCTGTGAAGCAGCACTTGGTACAGCACCAGGAAGTGCCAATGCAACAAGTCTAACACAACTCGGGTCCATTTCATTTAATTTAGACATATCCGAAGTCGAACCAATTTTAACCAAAATAGACACTCTTTTAAAAGATCCGAAATCTGAGCTCGACCCGACTACAGTGGACGCATTGAAGGCTTGTACAGAGCTTTATTCGGGTGCCCGTGACGACTTGGTTTCGGGTCTCGGGAATTTTGAAGCAGAGGATTATTTGATGGCTAAGACAAATGCGAGTGGTGCATTAGATAAAGTGGTTAGTTGTGAAAATGGGTTTAAGAAGAAACAAGGGATGGTTTCTGTTTTGTCGACTGAGAATAGTGATTTTGTTAAATTGGTTGCTATTTCTATTggttttactaagttgttaggtGTTGCTTTGTTAAATTGA
- the LOC141606988 gene encoding putative invertase inhibitor, protein MRQLIVYLTFVFFITLRSTNAINLLPETCTKISKSNPKITYEFCVKVLGSDPRSSTSTLEQLAEISFQMDISKAKSVTTLIQKLLNDPKLVIPVIKRALQDCLQVYSDASDELMDGLAAVKAKDYKTANVKGSAALTSAETCKEVFQNGQGMNPSPSPTPLEVDFQELVAISLALTNML, encoded by the coding sequence atgaGGCAACTAATAGTTTATCTAACATTTGTATTTTTCATAACTTTGCGAAGTACAAACGCCATCAACCTCTTACCCGAAACTTGTACAAAGATATCCAAATCCAACCCGAAAATCACATACGAGTTTTGTGTCAAGGTACTCGGGTCAGACCCAAGAAGCTCCACATCCACATTGGAACAGTTGGCTGAAATTTCATTCCAAATGGATATATCAAAGGCAAAGTCCGTTACCACATTGATACAAAAACTCTTAAATGACCCGAAACTAGTCATCCCAGTGATCAAGAGAGCATTGCAGGACTGCTTACAGGTTTATTCAGACGCTTCTGATGAATTGATGGACGGTCTTGCAGCGGTCAAGGCTAAGGATTATAAGACGGCGAATGTCAAAGGAAGTGCTGCATTGACTTCAGCTGAAACTTGTAAAGAAGTGTTCCAAAATGGACAAGGAATGAATCCTAGTCCTAGTCCTACGCCGTTGGAAGTCGATTTTCAGGAGTTGGTTGCGATTTCTCTTGCTTTAACTAACATGCTTTAA